In Lolium rigidum isolate FL_2022 chromosome 3, APGP_CSIRO_Lrig_0.1, whole genome shotgun sequence, the genomic window ctacaaatttttatagtttcttttttaaacttgtgtacgaacataaaatgtgtagatgtacatgaaattttttagtttagaattttttgacacttcgaaatgtagattcacacaatgagagcaaatgttcctatgagccaaagtgaatatcccgttGAGACAGCCCCTGGATCAGATCATCAGAATATGGAATGTGCCTACGCGTCTTTCTGCTTCCCCTACAACCTACAGTTGCTACAGCGAGCCAGCTAAGCTTCGCTAGATTAGCATTAGTCAAAGTCCCTAGTATACACGTAATTAGAATCGAGCTGTTTTTTTGGATCTCGATCCTCGCCGGACGAGTAGCCGGCTCGCTACTCTGCAATGGCTCCGAGGTCTGTCACGAAGTCCCGGCCCAGGCTGGCTGTCCTCCGCGAGCGCCGCCGGGACCCCTTCTCTCCGCTCCTCACAGGGGCGCCTCCGGCGGCCGAGTCCGGGAAAACGAGCGGGCCGTGGTGGTCGGCCCCCAGCGCGGCGCTGGCGCGGATGGCGAGCGCGGCCATCTCCTCCGCCCGCAGCGGACGCCGCCGCATGGCCGCGGGGAGCACGAAGTAGAGCTGCCCGGGCTGTAGCTCCTCGTCTGCAGCGACTGCCGCCACGGCGCCGCCGAGCTCGAGCCCGTCGGCGCTGCACAGGAAGCaagcgcccgcgccgcccgcggcAGCAGATGCCGCAGCCTTTAGCGCATGCGTCGCTAGGGTGCCCCCGGGGAACCGCTGCAGCTCGCCGTCTGCTAGCACCACCCTCGCCGCTGTCGCCTCACCCACAGCGGCACCGCCAGTCACCGCCGCCACTGCCGTAGCCTCGCACGAGTTGCACGCGCCCATGGAGAAGTATTTTGTCGTGCGGAGATCGAGGTGAAGAGCTCGTGTAGATAGCTCGAGCTCTGCACGCAAGGCGGTGGTTGTGCTTGTGCTGGTAGCCTGGGAGGAGCAAGGCGTGCGCTGCGGGGTTTATATAGAGGCGAGGAGGTGTCGCGCCGACGGGGAGGACGCCGAGCTGGAGGTTGTTGCGGACAGCTTGCATGCGGGGACGCCTAGTGTAGGCGCCGTAAATGTGTGACACTGTGCATCGTGTCCTAGCAAGCTAGGGACGTCCCGTCCGTCTGCTACTCCGTAGTGGCAATGGCGTCGCCATGTGTGGATCTAGCTACCTCTCTGCATCCATGGAAAATTGGCGTTTCAGGGACCCACGGGTGACTGGCTGCTGACGTGTCGCTGAGAAATTGAATTGATCACTTGTTCTGATCATCCTTGAGCAAAACATGATGCTTAATCAATCAGAACCATTAGAAGCTTAGGAAGTGGCGAGGAAGAACCAAATGGGCAAAAGGAGAGGCATGATTGCAGAAGCGGCCGCTTGCATTGCATGCAAGATCATCATAAAATCGGCGGAGGTAGGATCCGCCAAAGTTGGAAACTTCGCGCCATTTTCTCTGCCCTGCCATGTTGGATTGAGATTTTCTTGGATCTTCTGCTCCAATGCAGTCCCAAAGATTAGGCTTAGGAGCATCTTCAACAGACCGATCCAAATCAGATGTCAAAAGCGACCGGCTGTACCATTTACGTTGGCCTGCGGATAGAAAAACGGTCATTttgggctggtctaatggcgtcaaaaaatgtcttttttcgtcatggtactttctcaatcaaGAATAGAACACAGATACGTTTCTGGGAGGATGCTTGGTTAGACAATCCCcctctaagtgaacagtatcccgcGTTATATAGTATCGTTCGTCGCAAGggagataccattgccacagtaatgaCTACTTctcccccgaatgtgacgttccgaCGTGTTTTGCTAGGACAAAGGCTAGTGGCATAGAACACTTTAATTCAAAGGTTGGGGGATGTTATTCTATCACCTGAAccagatgaatttaggtggaattttacatgtagatggctctttctcagTAAAATTCTTATACACCACCATAATCCATTCTGATTTACCGgtagataataataagaaaatttggaagatgaagataccattaaaaataaaaatatttggatggtaccttcgtcgaggagtcatcctcaccaaagacaatcttgttaagcggaattggcaaggaagctctcgatgtgttttttgtcatcatgatgaaactattaaacacctcttcttccagtgccattttgcgagatctatttggtctgtcatccaagtagcgtctaccttgtctccccccactagtgtggccaatgtcttcggtaattggcttcatggcaTAGAtttaaggtttaagttgcttcttagggtgggggcgctggcagttatctgggcgctttggctgagtagaaatgacaagatttttaatgacattaactcctctttgttgcaggtcatctacagatgtacagggattcttcgttcgtggttacctcttcagcgtatggagaaccgagacctatttacggaggtctgtacacgattggaggctacggcgagggatactttttccctccatgggtggcagcataatctacggattgaagccccacccactccttaggcgttatatgattcatcgttccgatatgtatctcgcctagttatTTTAGTTTGGCATCTTTATTTGGACTTGAGAGTCAataatggctgtgtgcatcctggttatgcagaggctggatgtaattgctttcacaaaagtaataaagcatcctttatcgaaaaaaggaaAACGGTCATTTTGTTTaccacgcgtccgtttgggtctagATGCCTCCAGCAGGCCTGACGcgttttttttccctttttcatttaaacatgaataggaacattacacaaactagtCATCAAAACATCTTGACGGTCATCTTGTTGCTGTGGTAGTTTCTGCGgcatatttttttccttttcctcgTTGGACTCGTTGGTGTGGTAGTTCCTGCGGCAGAATGTTTTGTCAAACGCCTTGACGTTCATCTTGTCGTCGccttcgtagaggaaggtgagcaggTAACCGGCCTCAATGTTGTGTTCGCGAGCGAACTTCTCCCACCCAATGTGCAGGTATATATTGCCCTTCCCGTCGAACCAAAGACCTCGATAGGCCACCGGCAAAAGCCGCAGTTGTCTTCCCCCTACTGCAACTCGGCATCGTCGAAGAACTCCATGAACTTATCCGAGAGCGGCTTCATGCCGACCGGGtcctcgtcgatgcggaggagaaaCTCCAAACACCTCGCTTCCTGCAAAGACGATGATGACGCAGGCAACGACGAGCGTGGGGGCGATGCTGCGTCATGGATACGGGCCAAGGGTCTTGGTTCAAGAAGAATTGCACCATCATCCTCCAACACGATGCTTGATCTCACTTATCCATCTCTATCGTAAATTTCTTATTTGACATTGAAACTTACCTCCTTTTGCGCATGAATAAGGCACTATTTATGAGAACAACTTAATCACCTTAAAGTGGCTGCTTTTAGATATATTATTAATTTCTATTGCCTCTTTGATCTCATAAAATTGGCCTAATTAGGTGAAATTGGGGAGAAAAAACCATACTGCCACTACTGCATAGAAAAATATGCTCCACATAATTGTtcgaattatgtggcgcatattgatatatgcgccacagaaatacacaTTTATGTTTTGGATTTCCAAATTGTAGATTTTTAAAATAttataatttttaaatttttagaaTCTTTTCCAATTTTTGAAGTTCAAGGATTTTAAAATTAGTTaataaaattcgaaaaatttatatttttgaatattttttagattattttgattttttgaattttagaattttttgaaatgttaGGATTTCTTAGATTCTTGAACTTTAaggattttttatatttttgaaaATCTTAGTTTTCTCAAATTTCTAAAAATATAGAATTTCTTgaatttctttatttttttacatttttctggaattttaaattttattttggattttttaattTTTCCAAATTCCTTATGGAATTTGTGGCTTAAGTGGGATTatgtgatactaatatcaataaACTTTAGTAGCATAAGGGTAGCTGAATTAAATAGAACTTAGAAATTAAGTGTGCTTAGGTTGGTTCAATTTGATGATGGGTGACCTAGTGGGAAGTCATCATTTCAATATCAGTTAAGATATGTTCGCAGTGTTAATAGATGTTCAACAAATATTTAGTTTTTTGCACGTTAttatttttcatggattttttgaTGTTTGATTTTTGAAGTTTTTGAGAATTCTGTGATGCATACGTGTGGATGCGCTACAGAAATGTgagaattttgtggcgcatgtagACATGTGTCACAGAAATAAAATCTAGTGTAGTGACTTCTGTAGTGCatggatatgcgccacagaaagtcacaaagaacgtgcgccacaaaaaatgcAGTTTCCTACTAGTGCAGTCATGGCAGATCAAATGCATCGGGTTACTAGAGCATCCCGTGACCGGAACAGATATACTTGCCCGAACAACCATTTTCGTATCTATCCAAGCAGAACAAAACGAATACAAATGGTGTTCCATATGACCGGCAAGGGCCATGCTCAGTGGCAGCGTCTTCATTCTGGATGGCGGTCCTAGGACCGAGGAACAAACACAAAGGGCATGGCATCGACGGGGCGCCAATATTGCTTTCCCAATTTGGCCAGCCAATGGACAAGGGGGCATCCATGGTTGATGATGGTGAGGGAGAGGGCGTCGACGACGGAAAGATGAAGGGGTGAGCCAAAGGACCACCGGGTACACCGCCATGGCGGACCTCGTGTTGTGCCGCGCTTGATTGGAAACTAGCCGTGATCCTATATGCAGAGCCAAACAAAAAGGCAGTGTGTATTGGAGTAATGTCACCTAGGATTTCCATGAACATCGGCTACTTGCTCCCTTCCAAATTCGTATTGTACGAGCCCAACTTTTACTCCAAAAGAGGTACTTAAAATCCAACAAGATACAAACAAGTTTTGGGCCACGATCAATAACGTAGTGTCATACCCCGTGAGTCAACTCAGCGTTGCCGATGTTGGTAAGGCCTCGGCCTTTATTTTCAATCCAACAATGTACatggctttccaccataccatAAACATCTACCGATTTGCATATTTGTAGGTGCCTCGTGCCTTGGACGTTTTCAAGACAAGTTGGAAGAAGGACTACCATATGGTTCATTGTTGGAGGGCGGTCAAGAATGCTCCAAAGTGGAGGTTTGGCTACGAGGCCTACAAGATCAGCATGAAGAATGGTGGAGCCGATGTGGCGGTGGCCCTAGATGGCAAAGACGAATCCCTAGTCAAGGGTCCCCTTCCATCTAGGCCAAAGGGCCACAAGGCCTCCAAGGTCGATCTCAAGTTCGATGCTTCAACTTGCATTGAGCGAGAAATTGAAGACGATGATGGACGAGAAAGAGGAGGCCATTATCAAGAGGGAGGAGAAGCGACGTCGAGAGCAAGAGGCCACATGTGCCACTTTCATCGACCTCACCAAATAATCTTTGCAAGCCCAAAATTTTGACGCCGAGGCCAAGTTGCTCGGGGAGGAGAGCCGAATCATGCTCGCCAACCTGAGCATTATTGATGCGGGCCAAAGGGCATGTTTCGAAAAGAAACACACCATCATGCTCCAAATGTGATGCTTGATCTCACTTATCCATCTCTATCCTATTTTTTCTATTTAACACTGAAACTTGTCTCCTTTTGCACATGGATAAGATACTATTTGTGAGAACAACTTAATCTCTTGAAAGTGGCTCCCTTTTGGGTATATTATTAGCTTCTATTGCCTCTTTTATCTCATAAATTGGCCAAATTATGAAATTGGGGAGAAAAAAACCATATCAGCCATGGTAGACCAAATAGTTCGGGCCACTAGGGCAGCCCCCGACCGAAACGGATATACTTGCCCAAACAGCTATTTTCGTATTTACGATCCATTGCAAGCAGCAGAATAGAACGGATATAAATGGGGTCTCAAATAAATCGGGCTGGTGAGATGCCCAAACCATCTTCCTCGTTCACCATTAGTCTACTGTCTAATCAGCTGGCAATTCGCGAGAGGCTGGATGGTAGATGCCAAACGTACGGGGGAAGATTGAAAGTAGACAGTTAGTTTGTTATTCTTTCCTTCGATCAGACAAATGGATTTAGTTAGTTAATGTACGCAACAAGAAAATAATATTACTACTCCCACCGCCAGATTACTCGCGTGAGCATTACATTACGCAACTAACCTTTTCCTGCAAGATTCCAAGTGCAACGATCGCAACTCCCAACTTGCGCTCAGCTCAGTTCGATCA contains:
- the LOC124701460 gene encoding uncharacterized protein LOC124701460, producing MGACNSCEATAVAAVTGGAAVGEATAARVVLADGELQRFPGGTLATHALKAAASAAAGGAGACFLCSADGLELGGAVAAVAADEELQPGQLYFVLPAAMRRRPLRAEEMAALAIRASAALGADHHGPLVFPDSAAGGAPVRSGEKGSRRRSRRTASLGRDFVTDLGAIAE